TTTAACATTTCTGTTATGTGAATTGGCAACCTTATTGATCTGCTTTTTTCAGCTATTGCTCGCGTGATACCTTGCCTAATCCACCAGTAGGCATAGGTTGAAAACTTATATCCTCGAGTAGGATCAAACTTTTCTACACCTCTGACTAATCCAATTGTACCCTCTTGAATTAGATCTAATAATTCCATATTCCTTTTTGTATATTTCTTCGCGACACTGACAACCAAACGAAGATTGGCTGCAACCATCCTTTCTTTGGCTCTTTTACCACTTTTCAACTTCTTTTTTAATTGAGCAGAAGAAATTCCCGCTTTATCAGCAAAAATAGCAAGATCAGGTTTTTCACCTAAATCGCTTTCCAACTCTGACTCAAGATTTTCAAGAACCATGAGATCTTGAACCTGTCTACCTAAAGTTATTTCCTGCTCATGTGACAACAACGGGACTCTTCCAATATCTCTTAAATATGAGCGGACGAGATCAATATCTGTTAATGACCTAGTAGAAATAGTAGTAGATGGTTTTTTTGCCTGAATTGCCTCTACTGCCGTTGTCATAAGTTTGTTGAGTTTTGTTAAGCCTACTACTAAGAATTGTAAAGATCAATTAAGTAGGGCCCGGCTTCCACCACTTTGAGTAGAAACACTCATTCGGCTTCTACACCAGTCTTCCCAAAAGCCAAGAAGCTGTTTTCAAGTAAATCAACACTCCTGCAACATCTGTAGCAGTGGTTATGAATGGAGCAGACATTAGTGCAGGGTCTAATCCCATGCGATGAAAAAGCAAAGGCAATGATGCTCCTGCAGTCGCAGCCAAAGTTGTAATAGCCATCAAGCTTATTCCTACAGCTGTTGCGACCAAAGGTCCTTGTCCTTGCCACCAGGCGAAAGGCACAACAAATAGAGCCATCAAAATTCCTAGTAAAACCCCTGCCAAAGCTTCTCTTGCAATAGCTCTAAAAAGACCAAGTCGCTGAATTCGCTGAGTACTTAAACCTCTAATAACAACTGTCGAACTTTGAGCTCCAACATTGCCCCCAGCACCAATTAACAAAGGAATGAAAGCAGCTAACAAAACCACTTGTTTTAAAACCTCATCATTCATTGCAATAACTTGAGTTGTTAATCCATTAGCCAAGACCAAAACAGCAAGCCAGACGATGCGCCTTCTAGCTACAACAAATAAATTACTTTGAAAATAATCATCTTCATCCCCTGCTTGAACGGCACCAGCTGCATAAATATCTCTAGTTGCTTCTTGTTCAATAACATCAATCACATCATCCACAGTAACTATGCCAACTAATCTTTTTTCAAGGTCTACAACTGGCAAGGCTAAAAAATCATATCTTTGAATTGCTCTTGCAACTTCTTCCTGATCAGTATCTGTTCGCACGTTAACAACTTCCCTTGTCATGACCTCTCCAATGCGTGATTCAGGGTCAGCAACTACTAAGTCCCTCAGCGATAAAATTCCAGTTAAGTGCCTTTCTTTATCCGTAACATAAAGACTATAGATAGTTTCAGAAACAGTAGCTCGTTGTCGAACAAGATTCAATGCTTGTGAGACACTAAGGAATTCTTTCAGATCTATAAATTCAGTGGTCATTAATCTGCCAGCCGTCTCAGATTCATAACCTAGAAGTTGAGCAGTTACACGTCTCTCCTCAGGGCTGAGTTCAGAAAGCAAGCGCCTAACAACTTTTGCAGGCAACTCATCAAAAAGACGGACTCGATCATCAGGTGACATCTCTTCCACCAAGTCCAGTACTTCATTTGATCTCAATCGATCTAAAAGATTTTGTTGAACTGATGGTTCTAAATATTCATAGACTTCTATTGCTTCATTTTTATTCAATAACCTAAATGCCAAAGCCTGCAAAATCATTGGCAATGTCCCAATCGCCTGGGCAATATCAACAGGTTGGACAGGACTGAGTAATGATTTAACGCCATCGTAATTCCCTGCTGAAAGCATTGCCTCCAATTGTTCAGCAACTGCCTCGGCAACCAAACTGCCATTATCCAAAGATCGAGTCTCATTGTATGCCCCTAATTGTTCTTTCATATTTGGAGCAGCAAGCCTCTATTATTTTATGACTAACATCTAATTTTGTTACTTCAATATCCATGTCCGTAAATATCAGCAAAGTTGAGGTCCTCTCTTTCGAGAATGAAAAATTAACTTTTGAACATTTCAAAGGAGATGTTTTGTTAATTGTTAATGTCGCCAGCAAGTGCGGATTTACGAAACAATACAAAGCACTCCAAAATCTTCAAGACAACTACGCTTCTAGAGGTTTCAGAGTCCTAGGTTTTCCTTGCAATGATTTTGGAAACCAAGAGCCTGGTGAGTTAAAAGAAATCAAAAAATTCTGTTCAATGTCTTTTGGGGTGAATTTCCAACTTTTTCAAAAAGTTCATGCAACAGGTCAAACAACAGAGCCATTTACAACCTTGAATAAAGTCAGTCCATCTGGCGATGTGCAATGGAACTTTGAGAAATTTCTAATTAATCAAGAAGGAGAGGCAATCGCAAGGTTTAAAAGTGCTGTAGAACCGGAAAGTAGAGAGATCAAAAAAGCTATTGAGGCTTTACTAAATTAATTTATTATTTTCTTAGCAACGAAATGGCCTAAACAAACAGCAATAAATCCGATTAATACAATTAATAATATATTTAAAAAAAATAATTTGTAAAAACTATTATTTATTAATTCAAATAACTGAAAGGACCATCCACTAAATGTAGTAAAAGATCCACAAAAACCAAATCCAAAAATTAATTTCAATCTCCTACGAATTGGCAATGCATTAATAAAACCTAACAAAAAGCAACCGATTGCATTCACAAAAAAAATCTGATCAATTTGCCATCGAAATAATGCAGCAGGAATAGCACCGATAGAAATAAAAACAAAATCATTGTTTTTCAAAAGATTATCCACTGTATTGATTAGATAAGAACAATCCAAACGCCAAAGAAACTATTCC
The sequence above is drawn from the Prochlorococcus marinus str. MIT 1013 genome and encodes:
- a CDS encoding RpoD/SigA family RNA polymerase sigma factor, translated to MTTAVEAIQAKKPSTTISTRSLTDIDLVRSYLRDIGRVPLLSHEQEITLGRQVQDLMVLENLESELESDLGEKPDLAIFADKAGISSAQLKKKLKSGKRAKERMVAANLRLVVSVAKKYTKRNMELLDLIQEGTIGLVRGVEKFDPTRGYKFSTYAYWWIRQGITRAIAEKSRSIRLPIHITEMLNKLKKGQRELSQELSRTPTIKELSEYVELPESDVKDLMSKAGQPVSLETKIGDGEDTILLDLLSNEIDMPSEQIESDCMKGDLETLLEQLPELQNRVLRMRYGMDGDDPMSLTGIGRVLGISRDRVRNLERDGLRGLRKTGDSVQAYMVS
- the mgtE gene encoding magnesium transporter produces the protein MKEQLGAYNETRSLDNGSLVAEAVAEQLEAMLSAGNYDGVKSLLSPVQPVDIAQAIGTLPMILQALAFRLLNKNEAIEVYEYLEPSVQQNLLDRLRSNEVLDLVEEMSPDDRVRLFDELPAKVVRRLLSELSPEERRVTAQLLGYESETAGRLMTTEFIDLKEFLSVSQALNLVRQRATVSETIYSLYVTDKERHLTGILSLRDLVVADPESRIGEVMTREVVNVRTDTDQEEVARAIQRYDFLALPVVDLEKRLVGIVTVDDVIDVIEQEATRDIYAAGAVQAGDEDDYFQSNLFVVARRRIVWLAVLVLANGLTTQVIAMNDEVLKQVVLLAAFIPLLIGAGGNVGAQSSTVVIRGLSTQRIQRLGLFRAIAREALAGVLLGILMALFVVPFAWWQGQGPLVATAVGISLMAITTLAATAGASLPLLFHRMGLDPALMSAPFITTATDVAGVLIYLKTASWLLGRLV
- a CDS encoding glutathione peroxidase; translation: MSVNISKVEVLSFENEKLTFEHFKGDVLLIVNVASKCGFTKQYKALQNLQDNYASRGFRVLGFPCNDFGNQEPGELKEIKKFCSMSFGVNFQLFQKVHATGQTTEPFTTLNKVSPSGDVQWNFEKFLINQEGEAIARFKSAVEPESREIKKAIEALLN
- a CDS encoding fluoride efflux transporter FluC, producing the protein MDNLLKNNDFVFISIGAIPAALFRWQIDQIFFVNAIGCFLLGFINALPIRRRLKLIFGFGFCGSFTTFSGWSFQLFELINNSFYKLFFLNILLIVLIGFIAVCLGHFVAKKIIN